TGAACTTTTCTTTTAATTCGACAGCGATTCGAACCGCTACCGGTTTAACATCATTGTATATAATGCCTGCTTTGGGCACACTCAAACATCCAATTCTTAGCGACTCGCTTTCTTTCAATCATCGTTACACATTTTGGACTATTTTGTCCTTATGTCATTTGTCCTTTGCCGTCAGTCAATCGTAGTTACACGATTGAACGAGGACTACTGACTGTTAACTTTTTTAAAGGGTGATTTTTTGGGTTTTTGTTTTTTAGTGTTGGTTTGTTCGTAATCTAATTCTTTAAGTTTTTTCATTATACGGCTGAAGTACTCTTGTAAGTAAGTTTCTAAAGTTGTGATTTCGTTTCGATCTAATCCAAAGATTGTGTAAACTTCATCCATAGGCGCAGTCAACGGCTTACCGCTTGCCAAAACCTCTGTAAAAGCTAGTCGATCTGCTACATTCCATCCCCACTGGAAGAACCGCAATGCACGGCGCATGGCGCGGAGTAAGTTAATTGGCATCCTCGTTATCCTAGCTTCTTTTCCAGCTAGACGTTCGCAAAGACTGATAATTTCCTCTGCACTCCAAGCACGAGTTCCGACGACAGGAAAAGCTTTTTTCTCTGTTTCTGGCACTTTCAAAGCTCGAACAGCAAATTTGGCAATATCCTGAGTATCCATGTAGGCAATGGGAGAAGATTCACCTGTCACCCAAACAGGTTGTCCTTCCAAGACAGGGATTCCATACTGACCGATTAAGCCTTGCATAAAACCAGCAAGGCGCAATATGGTGTAGTTCAAACCGGACTCAGCCAAAAACAGTTCCGTACACCGCTTAATTTCCATTAATGGCACTTCTGGGTACTTGTCAGCATTTAGTATGGAGAAAAAGATAAAACGCTCTACACCAGCAGCGCGGGAAGCTTGGATTAGAGAGACTTTACCTTCCCAATCTACCTGTTTGATACTGAGCGAATCTGTAGGACGAGATGTAGACGCATCAATCACTGCGGTTACACCCTCAAGTGCTGGTTTCAGCGTTTCAGGGTAAGACAGGGAACCAGGTACTAGCTCTGCTCCCCACTCTTTAAGAAATGCGGCTTTCTTAGCACTCCGGACAAGACAACGGACTTTATAACCCTCGTCGATCGCACGACGAGCAACTTGCCTTCCCAAGGTGCCAGTGGCACCAACTATTAATAATGTCATGAGAGTTTGTAACAAAAATTATTATAGAATATTATCAGAATAACTCATGTCTACAAAAATTTACACAAGAAAGCATTAAGGATAAAAAGTCAGTACTTTAAACAACGAAGCTGCGTTTCATCCTTAATACTTTATACTTTTGAGGCGGTTACTCTTCTTCTGCCCCTTGGATTTTTAGCAACAATGTACCTAAAGCCCAGCCTACAAAGATCAAACCGAAAGACAGTAGAGCTGCATTAAACATTTCGCCGCCCATAATCTCAAATCTCCTTTGCAAAGTATTTCATTAAGTTAAGTCTACCAGATGCTTGAAAGCACTCCTGTAGTATTAGACTTAGGTTAATAATTGTGAAGGGGAATGAGGAATAGGGAATAGGGAATGGGTAAGAAACAGCCCCCACTCCCCACTCCCCACCCCCCACTCCCTACTCCCCTACATTATGCGTAAATTACGTTTGGCAGTAACATTAGGAGATCCAGCCGGAATCGGTCCGGAAGTTATTCTAAAAGCTTTAGCAGACCCAGCTGTCAGGGAAAATTGCGAT
This genomic interval from Scytonema hofmannii PCC 7110 contains the following:
- a CDS encoding SDR family oxidoreductase, which produces MTLLIVGATGTLGRQVARRAIDEGYKVRCLVRSAKKAAFLKEWGAELVPGSLSYPETLKPALEGVTAVIDASTSRPTDSLSIKQVDWEGKVSLIQASRAAGVERFIFFSILNADKYPEVPLMEIKRCTELFLAESGLNYTILRLAGFMQGLIGQYGIPVLEGQPVWVTGESSPIAYMDTQDIAKFAVRALKVPETEKKAFPVVGTRAWSAEEIISLCERLAGKEARITRMPINLLRAMRRALRFFQWGWNVADRLAFTEVLASGKPLTAPMDEVYTIFGLDRNEITTLETYLQEYFSRIMKKLKELDYEQTNTKKQKPKKSPFKKVNSQ
- a CDS encoding PetM family cytochrome b6-f complex subunit 7 — encoded protein: MGGEMFNAALLSFGLIFVGWALGTLLLKIQGAEEE